Within Porites lutea chromosome 2, jaPorLute2.1, whole genome shotgun sequence, the genomic segment taaatgaaaagtctttaatcattaaatttttttcactaaaaatcggttataaacaaaactaaGACACGGAGGTTAACTAaaaaatctttacttcaaaagaagggaaaaggaggTTAAGCGAATGCGAAAtcgttttaatttttcaggcaaaacatgaaaacgaggtcgaagctcagcgaagcgaaaaactgcctatcaagcaaaaatatcaatctttgtttacttgactctgtagaaagtattgcacagggtatgaaaattctacagaaaacaacaggtggttctaaagtaaaccctaactcttttggttcttaaataaaccccattcttgttcctaatgagtggaaagtctatttataaaaataggaataagaggttCGGATCGcctagcaacacatgtcttcttgtttagcgctaaaaatcggatatataaacaaaacacacaaacacacacatacacaaagtggagctgaaaactctctatttcaattttgactcaccattacgaaagcgttttctccgttccatctcgaggaaaggactaactattgaagtctcagcGCTTGAGGAGCTTATGGtcgccgttagtcagttaattatgcgggtTAACAAGCCCAATCTTGAATATAAATTAgttcatctctacagctagacccaagggagcaccttgacgtattattgtaaaaacacaaacaattaataacttaacaaggatcaattaaaacacgcgacaaataaatggacaagacacgagatacagttttaaaaactttattgaaaaccagtggCAAAAAAAAGTcgaatacacagcgatttgaaagagatggaaattaatcatcttcttcgcccatggagtacttgtaaggtctTATGCCGAGTTCGTTTCCTCTGTTTGCCATGAGCattatgatcatccaaataatttacaaattgaatccgacgccttttgcgcttcgggccttgtgatggggtttctactgtgggaggaggggtcaggaaaCCAGGATTTAAGGTTAGTGGTGGGGTGGAGCTTtcgtttttaggtttttgtaagatagccgcttgtgttaattTAGGTGTTACGTTGAAGGGGTTAATGGGAGTGGAGAATGCTGccgttgctgtcgaagaatcttgtgtgcttgatgttaagtctggaacagtgctgattatttcttcctgtcgtgttcttgtatttaattgttctttaaaagccaggtatctgttttgctactgaaagtatctcttagctttttcatcgtcccgaagatcgtttcgagaaagcaagtcatccatgttgccctgtatttcttgcatagtTGGAAGAAGGGGGACAGGCGAAAGATTTTGCTGCttttagatattttaaaagctcttgaggaatattttcttgaaaccctgctttgttaaaaccttcttcactgggcaggacgtttgttcacagtcgacaattatcttgggtagtagttttcagatcaatcagcagataaccaaaaggtctttttataGCCTCctcgtactgatttaaaaagaaatcagtttgccggggatacatttgcttggcaagagtcaagatttgcaatttgtctcgtgggttcttgaataacaccagataatggctgtttaggcttatgctgcggctacctttcccctgatgaaatagattctgcacgatataaatcacgctcagattgcgatgatgagaaccacgagtaaagaggttcacaattcgcttgtctttactggcgtcaatcatctgatcatcaaacacgatcaaatttcgtttgttcacgtcaaaataggaatcctgctccaaagccgtaggaattcccttgacgaattcaatgtTTGGTATGGCGACTAACATTTTGTGTNNNNNNNNNNNNNNNNNNNNNNNNNNNNNNNNNNNNNNNNNNNNNNNNNNNNNNNNNNNNNNNNNNNNNNNNNNNNNNNNNNNNNNNNNNNNNNNNNNNNNNNNNNNNNNNNNNNNNNNNNNNNNNNNNNNNNNNNNNNNNNNNNNNNNNNNNNNNNNNNNNNNNNNNNNNNNNNNNNNNNNNNNNNNNNNNNNNNNNNNCCACCACCGCCatcacatttccattgtttttctcCACGACAGTCAATAAAAGACTGCAAACTACTATCATAAGTTCAGTTTGTCGCAATGTCTCAAGTTGTCAAGAACAATCGTAGTTTTCTTCAATTCTTAGCTGTTTGTCCAGCTCATCAgcgacagtttcttttacggacAGCCAGTCCACAGCAACTACATGCAttagtccaagtcttatacaatatacttaaggaatacattcttatccccgaagaaaataagcggaACGTGTTGCCATATAAGGATACTCTAGTAAACCTAGCAGAAACAAATGtaccttacaaaacaaagaagcgaatcCTTGTACAAGAGGGTGATGGTTTTATTCAAGACCTATTGGTACCTGCTGTTACAAGCCTAGAATTTTTGATGCTATAAAAGAGGAAACGAAACTATAAGTTACTCATTTGAAGCTACGGTCTGTCACGGGTactcatcaaaatgaagagaaagatagatttggttgaagaagaacacgagagtgaacatgaagaaagtgaaagttCTGGtgaaagcgaggatgaagaaccaagaataaaagaacaaccaagaataaaagatgttttgagtcatttttCCCGAGCAGTGTCGGAAaagcgtgcttctgatttgctgTATAGTATGGCCCcgtccaaagatattcttttctggactcccagcggacaattacttcgaaataaacgcactattcccgtcacaaacatcgccgagctagttgagtatgtgttactccctcatagtaatgaggttaccaagcctcgtgcgctgaatacgtttctagatggacttgccgagttaggaatcgataaagttttaatcaaaaacaaaaagttgttaagtgatttaatagaaaaggaaaaaggctaccgaaatgtagaaaatacttccgataatgagagtaataatgaggagagttcatcggatattgaaaatcaggaggaggaggaggaagtggcttctgagaatggcgttgaaactgaaggcacccaagagagcgacaacgacactgaaaacgatagtgaggaaacagaaagtagtagccctgaaacgtccaccacctttcactctaaaagtccctgtgaacgttgcgaaaactctaatgtgtactccacattgatcatgaaatgtcctaaatgcttttggcacgataactacaagatttgtcctatatgcgatcaccagatccccgaggagagaaaatacatcaaagagggttttcttcggtgtcacgattgtggattaagtacacacaaaaacgccaagacgttggaaaccaatttttattcatcttctaaagaggagaacgaagaGGAGGTCTAATTTCCATCCCTTCCAAATCGCTGTtcatttgactctttttgtcactggttttcaataaagtttttaaaactgtatcttgtgtcttgtcaatttatttgtcgcgtgttttaattgatccttgttaagttattaattgtttgtgtttttacaataatacgtcaaggtgctcccttgggtctagctgtagagatgaacTAATTTATATTCAAGATTGGGCTTGTTAacccgcataattaactgactaacggcgaCCATAAGCTCCTCAAGCgctgagacttcaatagttagtcctttcctcgagatggaacggagaaaacgctttcgtaatggtgagtcaaaattgaaatagagagtttttagctccactttgtgtatgtgtgtgtttgtgtgttttgtttatatatccgatttttagcgctaaacaagaagacatgtgttgctaggCGATTCGaacctcttattcctatttttataaatagactTTCCACTCATTAGGAACAAGAATGGGGTTTATTTAAGAAGCAAAAGAGTTAGGGTTTACAttagaaccacctgttgttttctatagaattttataccctgtgcaatactttctacagagtcaagtaaacaaagattgatATTTTTGCTTGATAGGCAGTTTTTCGCTCTGCTGAGCttcgacctcgttttcatgttttgcctgaaaaattaaaacgaTGTCGCATTCGCTTAACCTCCTTTCcccttcttttgaagtaaagatttttTAGTTAACCTTCGTGTCttagttttgtttataaccgatttttagtgaaaaaaatttaatgattaaagatttttcatttagtataatctgcaaagataacatgttgaaaatttgcccgcttttattttgaacacataacAGTTTCTACAATATCCAATAAGAAAACTATCGCAAATATCTTattatgatctcaacattttttgatgacgtcaactctaggaaattctgatgtcacttgctccttgccagctacaaataaattatgacatcatcctatctatATGACATGCATGACGTCAGCCAGCCTAAAATacactatgacatcatcctatcttattgagatgcatgacgtcatcgaCATTAATTTAAagtatgacatcatcctatcttaatgagatgcatgacgtcatctggGTTAATTTATGCCgcacaaaaagttaattaaatccgcAAAAAAACGGCGTAACCGGTGCCTTATCCACTACTGAGCTACCTGAACAAATCTAAATACTTACAGCCTTTCTAGACGTATCATTGATGAAAAGTCTTCTCTCTTTACTCTCCTGAGACGGTTGTATTGTAAAAATCTACGAGaagtaaagaaagaaagtaaaaaaaataagtatATAAATCTTTTAAGTggatacattttatttttaaaactagtCTATAAGTGTTTCTTGATTGAGTATATCTCGTGGACTGAGTATATTAGATCAAAATAGTTTCTCACATTGTCTCTATGGTCTTCAGTCCTTGGAAGGCGTGTGGTTCAATCTCgctgatgttgttgttgttaagtgTTCTGATAAATTGAAACAAGCAATTAAACAGTATTCAAACCGTAGTCATAAGGATAGTGATCAGAAAAAGAAGCAGAACCAAAAGTGAGTTAGGTAAACACATACAAGACAGAATTACAActgaaaaataatgtttgtttAAACGGTTATTTCCCAAAAGGCATATTGATTATGTGAGCTGCCTGAAATAtaatataaattttaataaaGACTGTCGCAGTTGAAAATTAGCCCGCGAAAACTTTTGGAGCCtcattcgaacccatggcctaTGCGTTACGACGCTACCAACTGAGACCCATACATTGGAAGCAGGCCAGTTGTTGTGTTCATTTCAGCCCTTGAAAGTTATGGAGAAAACTTCACTTTATGTTTCATTCCATTCACTCAATCAAGAAATATTCCTGCTCCCAAtttatgggtcttcatagctcaggTGGTGGAACATTACTGTACAGTGCTTACGCACTAAAAGGCATATTGATGATGTGGGCTTtggaaatataaaataaattttaagaaaGACATGATCGTCGCAGTTGAAAATTAGCCCgagaaaaattaagtttttttttaaagccatGTGGGTTCGAAAACCGTTGAAGCACCAAAGTTTTTTCGGTGTTATTTTTGACTGGTTAAAAAAATTACTATTATAATTGCGACGATcttatcttcatttaaattatgCTTATattgttaataatttatttcatatctcTGCAGATTCAAACTGACCAGTTCGGGAGAACCTTATAATTTTGTAGGTTACTTCACTTCCAGGTTATCGGAAAGGGTGAAACGTACAGGCTTTGTTTACCAAAAGATATGTTATTATTTACTTACAAAAACTTGCATTTAATCAAAGGatcaaaaatgccttttaaaacttttgataGTCTGTTCCCATgaagaaaactgaaataaagGCATAATTTCTATTAgtttaaaatgttatgaaaaataaaaatctttatttgatAAAGGATGTCAGATTTTAAAGCTGACATCTTGCATACCatatcaatttgttttttgcttggGGGCTCGAGTTAACCTTTGACATACATTAACAATATTCAGAATACACCCCAATATTATTCCTATGACTCTCTTTAACTCTCTTTACACTTTGAAAAACGTTCGGCCCATAATCGGCCAGATACCTTATACGTGGCTATACTACATGGCCCCCTTAGCTCCACATAGCACTTAcctcagttttaaaaaaacgcCTACAAATGGTAGTTTAGAACAAGGGTAGACTATTCATTCATCCATTTCGCCATTAACCATGTAAAATATATTTATGATACacaataaatttataatattttaaagATGTTCGAAGCTATTCTAAAGtaaataattttacaaattttcaaaatagtgATGAAAAGGAAGCCTATATAGACGCCGGTGGCTTATGAATTAGAGGCTCCCTGAAAATATAGGGTACACCATGTTGATAGTAAAGGGTACTGAATGAAAAAaggattattttaaaattagataaagcaacagaaaaagtATTTCGTTAGCTAACCAAAAATTCATCCTTTACAACGCTTAATGATTACAACAGAAACTGGGGGAGGCAAGTTCAGAATAAGAATAATCAGTGACAACTTTTGCTTTCTGTACCATCATAGAACGTTTCAATCTCCCTCATTGTtcttcaactttatttttaactttgtttggtTGTACCACTCAATTTGCCCATTGTATTGTGGATGTAGTATGATGTCGTGAGAGCCCTCACAGTCTCAATCAAATAAAACACTCTCGTCATGACCTTGGATTCCCAATTGTGTCTTGATCGCTGCGAAGTTTTTATGACACACCATCTGCTCTGCCACCGTAATGGCACCATGGACAGGAATGGCATATATTTGTCTATTTGGTAAAATAGTCGGGAACAACCCCCcaggcagggggggggggaattggGATGTCCATAGCGATTCATGACCTCCCACAatgtactttttaggtgtcagGGCGCTTCAgttcagaggtttttttttcttctttttctttatctaATCGCATCTTTTTATCCATTCTTGAGCCCAGAAAATCAGACTTGTTCAATACTAACGATCTCGCAGAGAGCTGAGGGTCTTGTTTACTTATTTGAGGCTTGCTTTGGTGTTAGATTTTACTCCAGATTTAATATGTACTCAAGGGACTCGTCTCCTGAGTTATCAGTCACTTGAGGTTAAGAATCCTGACTACTGTAACGGTGGTTGTTCTACGTTGTGACATTCTGTATGCATATTACTCGTTAAATGACAATTGACTGTGAATCTGCAGTTGTCTGGAGTGCGGTTGGTTAATTCACAGAAAATAAATCGTTCATACTTTAACTTATTACGTTAATCCGTAGATATTTATTCAGCAAAGTAATAACTCACACGTCGCTCACTCACTCGTCACGTCGGAGTGCACAATGCAAGCGCACGTGTTTTTCACCAGAATGAGGCTGGTGCATAAGACATGAAACATACGTTCGTCGCTACCGTGCATGCTCATCTGGAGACCTAGTACGCGCCTGACTGTTTTGAACAGAAACATAACTTTGGACAAATACCAAAAGGAAATTTGCCTTAAAACATCAAATGCTGTTGTTACAGCAAACGATGAGTTTCACCAGTGTACTTTTTTGAAGGAGTATCCATACCATGCGTATCATTAACCATCAAAACAATGAACTTTCAACTTACAGGTACATCAGGTGCTTCATTCCCTTGAAAGAGTCTATGGCTATTTCTTGAATACCATTATTTTGTAAATGCCTGTCGATAAAGAACAAAACTTTAAGAAAGAACCGACCAACATGAATTATAAATTAATAAGGATAAACAAGAAGATTTCAGACACttaaacataaataaaaatggcttgagacatgaatttttttttctaatttttctaCAAGTTCTAAAAAGCCACATCTGATAGACAATTGAGTTTGTAAAATAGTTTGCAATAAAGTTTGTAAAAGATAAAACGATCGATGggaaaatgcattttttaaGAGGTATACTAAATACTGGAAATAAGAAGATTTCTGGAAAATTGTCGAATTCCGTGATGCTTAGGTTTTTTCTAAATAATTCGTTCTTGGGAGACTATTTGTTCACGTTGGTGAATATTCTTTATTGATCTCATTAATAACAGATTAATCCTTTACTTGGACTTGCGCATCTTTGTACACTGGTGTGTGTAACCGCTTCCTCTTAGGTTGATAAGGGGAGCAAATAGAACCCCAAAATCATGTTTTATCGCTTACCTTTCTCGTATATAGTTCATCTCGTTGCAATAGGATGTCGAACCCCAGCCCCATGACAAAATCCCTCTTTATCAATGATGTTTTGGATGCCTATGTTCTTATGAATGTTTCGGACGAGCTTTCCAAATGAAGTACCAATTTCGGCATCAACACGTAACAACATAGTTCTTTCTAAACGAGTAGCCAAGAAATACTGAATAATACAGTGGCTTGAAAACCAATACCCCTATAAGATCCAAAACCTTAGGAGACTGAAAACAGAGGCCGCTAGACATGACAAATTACTGGAAGCAGGATAACGTAACAGAcaaaaattgaaacaattttGACTCTGattaaaatttcattaaaacaatTATGTTAGGTTTGGGATCCTTGGTTACcaggaagaaaatgaaagaaatgctCGCTCACTCTAAAACATTGATCGATAAGCCATATAATATAGTATTTCACATTTCACAGTTACTGGATTCtaatttgttaaaatattatCACATCACCCGAAGAGTCAACTCCCTCCTGGTTCCAAAGGAACTTTGTAGACAGGCCTTCTCTTCTTCACTAAAGAAAAGGCTGTTCACAATTCTTCAACCGAGGAGAGCACTATTGAAACGATTAGTATATAACAATTGACCCGGCGTCATTATAATCAGCCACACTTACAACTGGTGCAGGTATATAAGGCCAGAGAAGGTTGTGTTATTAATTCTTGTCAGGTAGTTTCCATCCAAGTTTCTGGATAAGAAAGAAAATGATGGCTCTTTTTAAAATATGATTTGATTTATTTGCAAAACGTCCGATGATATCTGAATAGCTTTGATAAATCCGTTCTTAATGGATCAAAGAAGTAAAAGTAATTTAATAGTTTTGAAGCCAATCTTCAACTACTGAACGGTGTTTCGAAGTACGTGCTAGTATCTCTTTTGCTAGTTTTGTATAATCCCAGCGTGTTTGACGCGGATGAACCACTTGGTGTCGCTGTAAAACAGTCTGACACTGCAAAAGTATACTGGTTAATTCATGGCATATCCTCTACGGTATTGGGAGCCCCTGTAAATAAGATATAAGACCCCGAAGTGACGGTTTTGTGTTGCGCAGTGAAGGACGTCTCCAGAGATTGCACTTGTAGACAAACGAGTCTTCAGGTGTTTCAGTCATCTTGAATATCTTCACGTTTGTTCCCCGAACAACTTTGTAAACAACATACACTTATCTCTACTTGTGAAACACGTCTCAATTTTGGCATATCAAGTGCCGTTGAGATCTTCTAGAATGTACTCCGTAAGACGCTAGAGGGCATTGATGCGCGATTAACATCAGTGACGAAATACTGGTGTTTGGAAAGACGCACGAGGAACATGTCCAGAACCTACAAGCCCAATccagagggtctcaatggggttaagcGTGTGGCGTGAAACGTCCAAAAAATTAACCGTGTGTCgtgaaaaagggaaaaaattaaccgtgtgtcgtgaattatttttgtccaGATAACCGTGCTGTTTGTAGCTTTTCCTAAGCTCTGAACAATTGTTTGATGTATGTGGTCTATTTggtatttttagtttgtttttcagacagaaaaaaacatttattcgaTATATAGACAATTCAAGTACAacgttgttttcaaaacattgtTAACAACTGAAGTAGAAAATCTGCATGCAGTGTCACACTTTAAGAATGAGACATTTAGTACTCTTCAGTACGCCATGGACTTTGGCACTATAGCAAACGAATCTCTTAAACGAGTTTCTAAATGGGCGACAAAGTACTTCACCCATCCAGTGTCCTATTATCCAGTT encodes:
- the LOC140927495 gene encoding uncharacterized protein, translating into MVAKKPVCRASLPIATIERESYTQTLSSVTIQNLDFNGIRGIEPGSFASSKPLYLLNLDGNYLTRINNTTFSGLIYLHQLHLQNNGIQEIAIDSFKGMKHLMYLFLHGNRLSKVLKGIFDPLIKCKFLTLNNNNISEIEPHAFQGLKTIETM